The following nucleotide sequence is from Nitrospirota bacterium.
TATTAGAAAGACAAAACAACATCCCTCAACGTCTCCGCAGCTGTTTCAGGACAGATCGTATTTACATAAAGTCCTGAACCGAGTTCAAAGCCTGTCGGGATGCTCGTGCGAGGGCAAATCTCTATATGCCAGTGAAAGGACTTTGCGTTACCTGAGTACTCTGTCCCGTGCGGAAGTGAATGCAGGAAGAAATTATACTGAACTCCGCCGAGCACGGCATTCAGGCGCGCCATCGTCCTTTTGAACAGGACTGCGAGATCTGCAAGGTCATCCGGGCTTGCGTCAAGATAATCAGCCTGATGCTCAAGAGGTAAAATATGTATCTCCCACTCATACCTGCTTGCAAATGGTTTTATGGCGACAAACTTTTTACTGCGCTCTATGACAAACTGGCCGGCATTGACCCTGCGCCGTATCTCGCCTGATTCCCTGTCATACAGTAACGCCTCAAAGGTAAATGCCTCATCGATCAGGCTGCAGAAGATACATTGATGCGATGCCTCGTAATGCGCCTTGCTGCTGCGGACCTCGGCCTGAACATTATCAGGCACCACAGGCATTGCGATCATCTGGCTGTGAGTATGTCCGATGCTCGCGCCTGCAGCAGGGCCGGAATTCTTGAAGACGAGAACATACTTCAGGCGGCCATCAGAATGATAGAGCTGATCCATACGGCTGCGGTAGAGGGAGAAGAGAAGCGCAAGATGCTCGTCAGCCATTTCATGTATACGTATGCCGTGAGATGCGTGATCTATGACCACTTCATGGCGCCCGTAACCGTCGATGGTGTGCTGCAAACCATAAGCGAAATTAGGGTTCGTCATATCATCATCAAGCACAGGATAAAGGTTCTCCACTATGCGGAGTTCCCAGTCACCTGCAGCAGGCACCTGCATGATGGAAGCCGGTGTCATGGCCTCGTTCCCCTTGCAAAAAGGACAGGCATCTACGCGCGGCCGTGAATCATGCTGCACAGGCGCTTCCTCTTTTTTGGGCCGCATGCTGCGGGCAGTGGCAATAAGCACAGATTCACTCGGCACGATCGGATTGATCCGTATCTCGCGGATATTTTTTTTAGGCAAATCGGCCTTATCAGTCTCTCCGGTCATTTAAAACCTCCTGACGCGCGGCGTCCATTATCATGTCCTTTAAGTTTTTCGATATCCATGGGAAAGCGCGAAAGATGATTTATCTACACAAGCCTTCTGCTGATCAGGGGTTCAAGGGTTGATACTGTATTGCCTTTTTCAAAGATCGTCACCTTGCCCGTGCTTTCAGAGACCACTATGGCAACAGCCTTTGAACGACGGGTAATTCCTATGGCTGCCCTGTGCCTTGCTCCCAATCCCCTGAATTTCTTTGGCGAGGTTCCGCCTGCGTCAAGATGCCTGCCCGCCGCCTCAACGATCCCGTTTTCCGAGATAATTATCGCGCCGTCAAGTTTCGCAAGCTCCTTTATGCTCTCCACCACTTCGGCTAAACTTATCATCCTCTCTTTGCGGGGATAACCCTTAAAGGCATTGAAGACAGCCTGATGCGAAGACTTCAGGACATTCTCCGTATCGCCGATAACGAATATTGTGCCGACTGATTTACCCTCCCTGCCGAGAGCTCCGATGTCGAGCGCTATATCAACAACCGCCATTATCGTGTGGAACGCGCTGTTCTTGATTATCCCTCTTACATCGAATGGGAATTCCTCGCTCCATGAGAGCGAAAGGTCGTGAATTGTGACCGTGTCGAGATGGCTTTTCCCGGATGGGCCGAGGACGCAGACGACCTTGCTGTCAGTGTTTATCATCCCCTGCATCACTCCATGAAGGAACGCGTATTTGATCCTGGAAAAACGTGTCTGGTTCCCGGCCCAGCTCCTGATGATCGCCGAACATGAGCATTTGAAGCCCTGCGCATTTAAATTGAGGTTCTTTGGTATTACGAGGATAATGTGTTCCCGTTCAGTAATGCCGGATTTAAGCCACCAGCGGCATTCGGGAATGGTGTTCAGGAAGAGAAACATCTTCCGGCTTCCCGTCTCCCTCATCAGCCTCAGGGCATTTTCTATAATGGTCTTTCTCTGGTCTCTCATAATGTTTTAAATATCATATCATACTGAAGCTTTGGCAAAAAGGCCCATCGAAAAGCGGAGAGAACAGAGAGAAGTATCAGGATTTGATCAGCCTGAGATGCTGGCCGCTGATAATCACATCAAGAAATATTTCAACAGCATAAGGGTCAAACTGTTTACCTGAGAACTTCCGGAACTCTGCTATCGCGTAATCCTTGCCTGGTGAAACCCTGTAGGGCCTGTCTGAGGTCATGGAATCAAATGAATCAGCCACATGGATTATTCTTGACTGCAAAGGGATCTCATTCGCTTTTAAACCGTCAGGATATCCCGTGCCGTCAAAGCTTTCATGGTGGTGCCTGATTACAGGCACTATATCCCTCAACTGTTTGATGCCTTCGATAATAGCGGCGCCCTGAGCCGGATGCCGCTTTATGATCTCATACTCCTCACCTGTAAGCTTCCCGGGCTTATCAAGAAGAGCGTCATAAGTCCCGATCTTTCCGATATCATGAAGTATGCCTGCCAGCCAGATGTCCTTAAGATCATCCTCGTTAAAATTCATATTCCTTGCCATGAGTTTAGCGTATTCAGCCACTCTCTGAGAGTGTCCCTTTGTCCATGGGCTCTTTGCATCAAGGGCATTTACCATGGCCTTGACCAGCCCAGTAAAAAGCAGTTCAAGCTCTCTATATGAGTCGCTGACATCCTCCAGCATATTGAAGAAAGCTTCCCTGTTCTTCAGAAGGAGAGCGTCTTTATCGCTGTCTTCAGCCATTGCCTCCTTACCATAAAGTCCGTCAAACAGCTTCTCTGTATCGATCCCGGAGACATCCGGGCCTTTTTTATCTCCCTTCATGTCCCTCTGTCCTGTATTTTAAAAGCTCTTCATTTAATGTCTTTATATCTTTCTTTA
It contains:
- a CDS encoding HD-GYP domain-containing protein produces the protein MKGDKKGPDVSGIDTEKLFDGLYGKEAMAEDSDKDALLLKNREAFFNMLEDVSDSYRELELLFTGLVKAMVNALDAKSPWTKGHSQRVAEYAKLMARNMNFNEDDLKDIWLAGILHDIGKIGTYDALLDKPGKLTGEEYEIIKRHPAQGAAIIEGIKQLRDIVPVIRHHHESFDGTGYPDGLKANEIPLQSRIIHVADSFDSMTSDRPYRVSPGKDYAIAEFRKFSGKQFDPYAVEIFLDVIISGQHLRLIKS
- a CDS encoding DUF4931 domain-containing protein, encoding MTGETDKADLPKKNIREIRINPIVPSESVLIATARSMRPKKEEAPVQHDSRPRVDACPFCKGNEAMTPASIMQVPAAGDWELRIVENLYPVLDDDMTNPNFAYGLQHTIDGYGRHEVVIDHASHGIRIHEMADEHLALLFSLYRSRMDQLYHSDGRLKYVLVFKNSGPAAGASIGHTHSQMIAMPVVPDNVQAEVRSSKAHYEASHQCIFCSLIDEAFTFEALLYDRESGEIRRRVNAGQFVIERSKKFVAIKPFASRYEWEIHILPLEHQADYLDASPDDLADLAVLFKRTMARLNAVLGGVQYNFFLHSLPHGTEYSGNAKSFHWHIEICPRTSIPTGFELGSGLYVNTICPETAAETLRDVVLSF
- a CDS encoding DNA integrity scanning protein DisA nucleotide-binding domain protein, encoding MRDQRKTIIENALRLMRETGSRKMFLFLNTIPECRWWLKSGITEREHIILVIPKNLNLNAQGFKCSCSAIIRSWAGNQTRFSRIKYAFLHGVMQGMINTDSKVVCVLGPSGKSHLDTVTIHDLSLSWSEEFPFDVRGIIKNSAFHTIMAVVDIALDIGALGREGKSVGTIFVIGDTENVLKSSHQAVFNAFKGYPRKERMISLAEVVESIKELAKLDGAIIISENGIVEAAGRHLDAGGTSPKKFRGLGARHRAAIGITRRSKAVAIVVSESTGKVTIFEKGNTVSTLEPLISRRLV